The proteins below come from a single Necator americanus strain Aroian chromosome V, whole genome shotgun sequence genomic window:
- a CDS encoding hypothetical protein (NECATOR_CHRV.G17349.T1) — protein sequence MSSLLVTFISVAFVSHISGDVMQMVDSQWMERFVPREYKKLKPDDGNEADVSKDNNYGYSEQGMKDLDEVGGLVGGGDAELLGILRPYYSVVDMSANGNKQGMGSYLHVLPDSSEGDEPVYTLGASFYGGLEPAGAKLGYMTRPFGKKK from the exons ATGTCCTCATTGTTGGTTACGTTTATATCTGTTGCGTTTG TGAGCCATATTTCCGGCGATGTCATGCAAATGGTTGATTCACAATGGATGGAACGTTTTGTCCCACGGGAATACAAGAAGTTGAAGCCAG atgacgGGAATGAAGCAGATGTCTCCAAAGACAACAACTATGGGTACAGTGAACAAGGGATGAAAGATCTGGATGAG GTGGGTGGTTTAGTTGGAGGCGGTGACGCTGAACTACTTGGGATTCTACGTCCTTACTACTCCGTCGTGGATATGTCCGCTAACGGCAATAAGCAG GGCATGGGTTCTTATCTTCACGTTTTGCCCGATTCTTCAGAAGGTGACGAACCTGTCTACACTCTCGGGGCATCATTCTATGGTGGACTTGAACCTGCTGGTGCCAAGCTGGGCTATATGACAAGACCATTCGGcaagaagaaataa
- a CDS encoding hypothetical protein (NECATOR_CHRV.G17350.T1), whose protein sequence is MVNERSTDAGSEAQIANQVTNRNLLDGKRFTHHSPFNSRLNNITSDLDLTQKDSVTSLPNDCATRRDWDVVTAILAEAQRISSDSALKTPREDFEESNIELHTAVSSKKEDGKESGGGTGIASVDFSLTRMFPSFFGRSATTLRSASSIIPQNSRPTTELPSRNSTFKFPQAPKKPKNSRQDVLHFRSDYANKYAIGSRHTVDFYNGSYDDVQREAKSVVKLLIVFIHDPNNEDSKKLIHETLNSREFNRFVISNEVIVWGVASDSEEGKYVAYNLHVYKFPFVTMMCPRVDNRMFTVRRCSGFISAVDLVKKLQESVDITKDDIKALREQRDKLHKYRQIKEEQEREYKESVERDKRRMLEAKKVQREKQEAEEKERKRLNDIEERRKIIAAQRERLRQQLSEQPVGGEVVRIQVRFPSGVKFSKQFAVEDSLEKLFAAIICHETCPDFFTVFSGFPRCQIHCAPKWYHSLLSQQLLDDGQAPTKFHPASSFKEAGLKKAVGVFVNNCGT, encoded by the exons ATGGTTAATGAAAGGTCCACGG ATGCAGGTTCTGAAGCTCAAATCGCTAATCAAGTCACTAACAGAAATCTGTTAGATGGGAAACGTTTCACGCACCATTCACCGTTTAACTCTCGactaaataatataacaaGCGACCTAGATTTGACCCAGAAAGATTCGGTCACATCCCTACCAAACGATTGTGCTACCAGGAGAGATTGGGATGTGGTGACAGCCATTCTTGCTGAGGCTCAACGTATAAGTTCCGATTCTGCGCTGAAAACACCACGAGAGGATTTCGAAGAGTCGAACATAGAACTACATACTGCTGTTAGtagtaaaaaagaagacgGGAAAGAAAGTGGAGGTGGTACTGGAATTGCTTCTGTAGATTTTAGTCTTACCAGAATGTTTCCATCGTTCTTCGGACGTTCAGCCACTACGTTACGCTCTGCATCGTCAATTATTCCTCAAAATTCTCGTCCCACTACCGAACTACCCTCACGTAATTCTACTTTCAAATTTCCCCAAGCGCcgaagaaaccaaaaaattcACGACAAGATGTGTTGCATTTCCGGTCCGATTATGCGAACAAATACGCGATTGGAAGTCGTCATACTGTGGATTTTTACAACGGCTCCTACGATGAT GTTCAACGTGAAGCGAAGAGCGTAGTGAAGTTACTTATTGTATTTATCCACGATCCAAACAATGAG gATTCTAAGAAGCTCATTCATGAGACTCTCAATTCGAGAGAATTCAACAGATTCGTCATTAGCAACGAGGTTATTGTTTGGGGAGTTGCAAGTGATTCCGAAGAAGGAAAGTACG TAGCGTACAACTTGCATGTGTACAAGTTCCCTTTCGTAACTATGATGTGTCCACGAGTGGATAATCGAATGTTTACT GTGCGTCGTTGCTCTGGATTCATTTCTGCCGTGGATTTAGTCAAGAAACTCCAAGAATCGGTTGATATTACGAAGGATGATATCAAGGCGTTAAGAGAGCAACG AGACAAACTCCACAAGTATCGTCAAATTAAAGAAGAACAAGAGCGAGAATATAAGGAGAGTGTGGAGCGAGACAAACGAAGAATGCTGGAGGCTAAAAAAGTACaacgagaaaaacaagaagccGAGGAGAAAGAGCGGAAAAGACTTAACGACAttgaagaacgaagaaaa ATAATAGCAGCACAACGAGAGCGCCTACGGCAACAGTTGAGCGAGCAACCTGTCGGTGGTGAGGTGGTCCGTATACAGGTCAGATTCCCGTCCGgtgtgaaattttcgaaacaaTTTGCAGTTGAGGATAGTTTAGAG AAACTCTTTGCCGCAATAATTTGCCACGAAACGTGTCCGGATTTCTTCACCGTGTTCTCTGGATTTCCACGCTGCCAGATCCATTGTGCTCCGAAATG GTATCACTCACTGCTCTCACAGCAACTCTTGGATGACGGCCAGGCTCCGACCAAGTTTCACCCCGCATCCTCATTCAAGGAAGCGGGACTGAAGAAAGCGGTCGGGGTATTTGTGAACAATTGTGGGACGTGA
- a CDS encoding hypothetical protein (NECATOR_CHRV.G17350.T2), producing the protein MVNERSTDAGSEAQIANQVTNRNLLDGKRFTHHSPFNSRLNNITSDLDLTQKDSVTSLPNDCATRRDWDVVTAILAEAQRISSDSALKTPREDFEESNIELHTAVSSKKEDGKESGGGTGIASVDFSLTRMFPSFFGRSATTLRSASSIIPQNSRPTTELPSRNSTFKFPQAPKKPKNSRQDVLHFRSDYANKYAIGSRHTVDFYNGSYDDVQREAKSVVKLLIVFIHDPNNEDSKKLIHETLNSREFNRFVISNEVIVWGVASDSEEGKYVAYNLHVYKFPFVTMMCPRVDNRMFTVRRCSGFISAVDLVKKLQESVDITKDDIKALREQRDKLHKYRQIKEEQEREYKESVERDKRRMLEAKKVQREKQEAEEKERKRLNDIEERRKIIAAQRERLRQQLSEQPVGGEVVRIQKLFAAIICHETCPDFFTVFSGFPRCQIHCAPKWYHSLLSQQLLDDGQAPTKFHPASSFKEAGLKKAVGVFVNNCGT; encoded by the exons ATGGTTAATGAAAGGTCCACGG ATGCAGGTTCTGAAGCTCAAATCGCTAATCAAGTCACTAACAGAAATCTGTTAGATGGGAAACGTTTCACGCACCATTCACCGTTTAACTCTCGactaaataatataacaaGCGACCTAGATTTGACCCAGAAAGATTCGGTCACATCCCTACCAAACGATTGTGCTACCAGGAGAGATTGGGATGTGGTGACAGCCATTCTTGCTGAGGCTCAACGTATAAGTTCCGATTCTGCGCTGAAAACACCACGAGAGGATTTCGAAGAGTCGAACATAGAACTACATACTGCTGTTAGtagtaaaaaagaagacgGGAAAGAAAGTGGAGGTGGTACTGGAATTGCTTCTGTAGATTTTAGTCTTACCAGAATGTTTCCATCGTTCTTCGGACGTTCAGCCACTACGTTACGCTCTGCATCGTCAATTATTCCTCAAAATTCTCGTCCCACTACCGAACTACCCTCACGTAATTCTACTTTCAAATTTCCCCAAGCGCcgaagaaaccaaaaaattcACGACAAGATGTGTTGCATTTCCGGTCCGATTATGCGAACAAATACGCGATTGGAAGTCGTCATACTGTGGATTTTTACAACGGCTCCTACGATGAT GTTCAACGTGAAGCGAAGAGCGTAGTGAAGTTACTTATTGTATTTATCCACGATCCAAACAATGAG gATTCTAAGAAGCTCATTCATGAGACTCTCAATTCGAGAGAATTCAACAGATTCGTCATTAGCAACGAGGTTATTGTTTGGGGAGTTGCAAGTGATTCCGAAGAAGGAAAGTACG TAGCGTACAACTTGCATGTGTACAAGTTCCCTTTCGTAACTATGATGTGTCCACGAGTGGATAATCGAATGTTTACT GTGCGTCGTTGCTCTGGATTCATTTCTGCCGTGGATTTAGTCAAGAAACTCCAAGAATCGGTTGATATTACGAAGGATGATATCAAGGCGTTAAGAGAGCAACG AGACAAACTCCACAAGTATCGTCAAATTAAAGAAGAACAAGAGCGAGAATATAAGGAGAGTGTGGAGCGAGACAAACGAAGAATGCTGGAGGCTAAAAAAGTACaacgagaaaaacaagaagccGAGGAGAAAGAGCGGAAAAGACTTAACGACAttgaagaacgaagaaaa ATAATAGCAGCACAACGAGAGCGCCTACGGCAACAGTTGAGCGAGCAACCTGTCGGTGGTGAGGTGGTCCGTATACAG AAACTCTTTGCCGCAATAATTTGCCACGAAACGTGTCCGGATTTCTTCACCGTGTTCTCTGGATTTCCACGCTGCCAGATCCATTGTGCTCCGAAATG GTATCACTCACTGCTCTCACAGCAACTCTTGGATGACGGCCAGGCTCCGACCAAGTTTCACCCCGCATCCTCATTCAAGGAAGCGGGACTGAAGAAAGCGGTCGGGGTATTTGTGAACAATTGTGGGACGTGA
- a CDS encoding hypothetical protein (NECATOR_CHRV.G17351.T2), translating into MSSTRLCLLVFVLWKRASAICYEDQFTCLIGPKCIPILWLCDGARDCPDGSDEGHDQCHPHLTNITCPGNQPDCIHGGVPRCIPENWLCDGHQDCDHGEDEINCGKMEKNGGCGITQHRCGDKCIPRHQNCKEPPDCNGEKGKDGKKCSGSSTRKNEVSTRPTVPVQVNKNSTSNHPTDENVRITFNPEKSSSPSWAELLTTVSRTTRGASTFTPPIPSSSTSHSLTTTATSEISPSKPESNKKPEGTSTVPSFTENSGESKKFFTLTPPFSPKKPFDPSVIRPKLDVSSLQKLKSELPDMNPGNLNLSSLAKILRSDTQEHAVVVQKDTTGHEEVVYDNVEEKSESEQRSNNGVQEQPLNVVQGRIEPELEPVKSVVGEPIKPVNL; encoded by the exons ATGTCAAGTACTCGGCTGTGTTTGCTGGTTTTTGTGCTGTGGAAAAGAG CTTCTGCTATTTGTTATGAGGATCAGTTTACCTGCCTTATCGGGCCTAAATGTATTCCGATCCTATGGTTATGCGATGGAGCTCGTGATTGTCCGGATGGCAGCGACGAGGGTCACGATCAATGTCATCCTCATTTAA CCAACATCACTTGTCCTGGTAATCAGCCGGACTGCATACATGGAGGTGTGCCACGATGCATCCCCGAAAATTGGCTTTGCGATGGACATCAG GACTGCGACCATGGTGAGGATGAGATAAATTGTGGAAAGATGGAGAAAAACGGTGGATGCGGTATAACACAACATAG ATGTGGAGACAAGTGCATACCTCGACATCAAAACTGCAAAGAACCACCGGATTGCAACGGTGAGAAAGGCAAAGACGGCAAAAAATGCAGTGGGTCCAGCACCAGAAAAAACGAAG TCAGTACTCGTCCAACAGTTCCAGTCCAAGTTAACAAGAACTCCACTAGTAATCACCCAACGGAC GAAAATGTTAGGATCACATTTAATCCGGAAAAATCATCATCGCCAAGTTGGGCGGAACTACTCACAACCGTTTCCAGGACAACACGAGGAGCATCCACTTTTACTCCCCCAATACCGTCATCATCCACAAGTCACAGTTTGACCACCACTGCGACTAGTGAAATTTCCCCATCAAAGCCagaaagcaacaaaaagcCTGAAGGCACCAGTACAGTCCCGAGTTTCACAGAGAATTCTGGGgaatcaaagaaatttttcacattaacTCCACCATTTTCTCCCAAGAAACCCTTCGATCCATCTGTAATCAGGCCGAAATTGGATGTATCTTCGCTTCAAAAACTGAAGTCAGAACTTCCGGATATGAATCCTGGTAACCTCAATCTGTCCAGCCTCGCTAAAATACTCCGTTCAGATACACAAGAGCATGCAGTCGTCGTTCAG AAAGATACGACTGGACATGAGGAAGTGGTGTACGATAACGTCGAGGAGAAGTCAGAATCTGAGCAACGAAGCAATAACGGAGTTCAGGAACAACCGCTGAATGTTGTGCAGGGACGTATCGAGCCTGAATTAGAGCCGGTGAAGTCCGTTGTTGGCGAACCTATCAAGCCAGTGAATCTTTAG
- a CDS encoding hypothetical protein (NECATOR_CHRV.G17351.T1) yields MCFECQNEPSSTRWLPSHCELLLATDEHFDLKTICTNFISRMSSTRLCLLVFVLWKRASAICYEDQFTCLIGPKCIPILWLCDGARDCPDGSDEGHDQCHPHLTNITCPGNQPDCIHGGVPRCIPENWLCDGHQDCDHGEDEINCGKMEKNGGCGITQHRDMLQFDRSDLAYGLAVGSANSRKQHVFTNYSTVKSQKRKIQLALRHSVSKILQIVPTSNERCGDKCIPRHQNCKEPPDCNGEKGKDGKKCSGSSTRKNEVSTRPTVPVQVNKNSTSNHPTDENVRITFNPEKSSSPSWAELLTTVSRTTRGASTFTPPIPSSSTSHSLTTTATSEISPSKPESNKKPEGTSTVPSFTENSGESKKFFTLTPPFSPKKPFDPSVIRPKLDVSSLQKLKSELPDMNPGNLNLSSLAKILRSDTQEHAVVVQKDTTGHEEVVYDNVEEKSESEQRSNNGVQEQPLNVVQGRIEPELEPVKSVVGEPIKPVNL; encoded by the exons ATGTGCTTTGAATGTCAGAATGAGCCCTCGAGCACACGGTGGTTGCCCTCGCATTGTGAGCTCCTCCTGGCAACGGACGAGCATTTCGACTTGAAGACCATCTGTACGAATTTTATATCACGCATGTCAAGTACTCGGCTGTGTTTGCTGGTTTTTGTGCTGTGGAAAAGAG CTTCTGCTATTTGTTATGAGGATCAGTTTACCTGCCTTATCGGGCCTAAATGTATTCCGATCCTATGGTTATGCGATGGAGCTCGTGATTGTCCGGATGGCAGCGACGAGGGTCACGATCAATGTCATCCTCATTTAA CCAACATCACTTGTCCTGGTAATCAGCCGGACTGCATACATGGAGGTGTGCCACGATGCATCCCCGAAAATTGGCTTTGCGATGGACATCAG GACTGCGACCATGGTGAGGATGAGATAAATTGTGGAAAGATGGAGAAAAACGGTGGATGCGGTATAACACAACATAG AGATATGCTACAGTTCGATCGAAGCGACCTCGCCTATGGTTTGGCAGTCGGTTCCGCCAATTCAAGAAAGCAACACGTGTTTACAAATTATTCAACAGTCAAAtcacaaaagagaaaaatccagtTGGCTCTACGTCATTCCGTCTCGAAAATTCTACAAATTGTGCCTACCTCAAATGAGAG ATGTGGAGACAAGTGCATACCTCGACATCAAAACTGCAAAGAACCACCGGATTGCAACGGTGAGAAAGGCAAAGACGGCAAAAAATGCAGTGGGTCCAGCACCAGAAAAAACGAAG TCAGTACTCGTCCAACAGTTCCAGTCCAAGTTAACAAGAACTCCACTAGTAATCACCCAACGGAC GAAAATGTTAGGATCACATTTAATCCGGAAAAATCATCATCGCCAAGTTGGGCGGAACTACTCACAACCGTTTCCAGGACAACACGAGGAGCATCCACTTTTACTCCCCCAATACCGTCATCATCCACAAGTCACAGTTTGACCACCACTGCGACTAGTGAAATTTCCCCATCAAAGCCagaaagcaacaaaaagcCTGAAGGCACCAGTACAGTCCCGAGTTTCACAGAGAATTCTGGGgaatcaaagaaatttttcacattaacTCCACCATTTTCTCCCAAGAAACCCTTCGATCCATCTGTAATCAGGCCGAAATTGGATGTATCTTCGCTTCAAAAACTGAAGTCAGAACTTCCGGATATGAATCCTGGTAACCTCAATCTGTCCAGCCTCGCTAAAATACTCCGTTCAGATACACAAGAGCATGCAGTCGTCGTTCAG AAAGATACGACTGGACATGAGGAAGTGGTGTACGATAACGTCGAGGAGAAGTCAGAATCTGAGCAACGAAGCAATAACGGAGTTCAGGAACAACCGCTGAATGTTGTGCAGGGACGTATCGAGCCTGAATTAGAGCCGGTGAAGTCCGTTGTTGGCGAACCTATCAAGCCAGTGAATCTTTAG
- a CDS encoding hypothetical protein (NECATOR_CHRV.G17352.T3) → MNHSHISPIPYTCIECGGDSLRFPTPEELEIHIASDHLNYCPYECERCRFAKFPTEFALISHCKSDHGLKEFFVRYRFTPEGERKTMELKLKMRASLRLRSDDHLGLGTSNGHAGLFPVDKYEDPDSFPSSVDPSGSSCDHASGSVQPSSGSSGSTGGVVPPATSPSIPVTPTSVVPHIQRNVLSSAQHSLGNYGGSADSTPQLHISHGHHGYGGGYPSATGTSSALELSPMDFASDAMSSGMDFAALIGEGEELVRKVSYVPKDAVTCQICGLKVSNQRSSLVYHANTKHIKLNLYQCAVCQKTWQTIAKSDVLKHVKAIHNGDESMIIDNRKRLGYQLRMFTARCFPPKPSNKAKPLTAGCSPPRHGGPSSEPDYGSIHAESASQILQSFIGAGGNNPVNIPKEEPDMDHDEGDHEEGGDGLDEVDNGYGESSVMQAALACMVAQQQQQQQQHQQQQQIVHPDHP, encoded by the exons ATGAATCATAGCCACATATCACCGATACCATACACCTGCATAGAATGTGGTGGAGATTCATTACGGTTTCCTACTCCTGAAGAACTCGAGATACATATCGCCAGCGATCACCTCAATTACTGTCCATACGA GTGCGAACGTTGCCGATTTGCAAAGTTCCCAACGGAATTTGCACTTATTTCACACTGCAAGAGCGACCATGGGTTAAAGGAGTTCTTT GTGCGTTATCGCTTTACTCCCGAAGGTGAGCGGAAAACCATGGAACTCAAATTGAAG ATGCGGGCATCACTTCGTCTGCGTTCGGATGACCATCTGGGACTTGGTACATCAAATGGACATGCAGGCCTTTTCCCAGTGGACAAG TATGAAGATCCAGACAGTTTCCCATCATCAGTCGATCCGTCTGGATCCTCATGTGACCATGCATCCGGAAGTGTACAGCCAAGCTCAGGATCATCGGGTAGTACCGGCGGAGTCGTACCCCCAGCCACTTCACCTTCTATTCCTGTAACTCCCACTTCTGTTGTTCCTCATATTCAACGCAATGTACTGAGCTCAGCACAGCACAGTCTGGGAAACTATGGAG GTTCTGCTGATTCAACCCCTCAACTGCACATCTCACATGGACACCATGGTTATGGAGGTGGATATCCTTCTGCCACTGGAACATCTTCAGCTCTGGAACTATCGCCAATGGACTTTGCTAGTGATGCGATGAGCTCAGGAATGGATTTTGCTGCTTTAATAGGAGAGGGTGAAGAACTCGTTAGGAAAGTCAGTTATGTT CCTAAGGACGCTGTAACTTGTCAGATATGCGGGTTGAAGGTGTCGAATCAAAGATCCAGCCTCGTTTACCATGCAAATACAAA ACACATCAAACTTAATCTTTATCAATGTGCCGTATGCCAAAAAACATGGCAGACAATTGCAAAATCGGATGTATTAAAACATGTCAAG GCAATTCACAATGGTGACGAGAGCATGATAATTGACAACCGAAAGCGTCTCGGATACCAACTGCGAATGTTTACTGCTCGATGTTTCCCACCAAAGCCGAGCAACAAGGCTAAGCCTCTTACAGCAG GGTGCTCTCCACCCCGTCACGGCGGTCCTTCTTCTGAACCTGATTATGGAAGCATTCATGCTGAGTCAGCGAGTCAAATTCTGCAGTCATTCATTGGAGCCGGTGGCAACAACCCAGTGAACATTCCGAAGGAGGAACCTGATATGGATCATGATGAG GGCGATCACGAAGAAGGCGGCGATGGTTTAGATGAAGTTGACAACGGATATGGCGAATCAAGTGTTATGCAAGCCGCTTTGGCTTGCATGGTTGctcagcaacaacaacaacaacaacagcatcaacaacaacaacaaatagttCACCCAGATCATCCCTGA
- a CDS encoding hypothetical protein (NECATOR_CHRV.G17352.T1) — protein sequence MNHSHISPIPYTCIECGGDSLRFPTPEELEIHIASDHLNYCPYEYVVAFDLYKDSKGCERCRFAKFPTEFALISHCKSDHGLKEFFVRYRFTPEGERKTMELKLKMRASLRLRSDDHLGLGTSNGHAGLFPVDKYEDPDSFPSSVDPSGSSCDHASGSVQPSSGSSGSTGGVVPPATSPSIPVTPTSVVPHIQRNVLSSAQHSLGNYGGSADSTPQLHISHGHHGYGGGYPSATGTSSALELSPMDFASDAMSSGMDFAALIGEGEELVRKVSYVPKDAVTCQICGLKVSNQRSSLVYHANTKHIKLNLYQCAVCQKTWQTIAKSDVLKHVKAIHNGDESMIIDNRKRLGYQLRMFTARCFPPKPSNKAKPLTAGCSPPRHGGPSSEPDYGSIHAESASQILQSFIGAGGNNPVNIPKEEPDMDHDEGDHEEGGDGLDEVDNGYGESSVMQAALACMVAQQQQQQQQHQQQQQIVHPDHP from the exons ATGAATCATAGCCACATATCACCGATACCATACACCTGCATAGAATGTGGTGGAGATTCATTACGGTTTCCTACTCCTGAAGAACTCGAGATACATATCGCCAGCGATCACCTCAATTACTGTCCATACGAGTACGTTGTCGCTTTTGATCTTTACAAAGATTCTAAAGG GTGCGAACGTTGCCGATTTGCAAAGTTCCCAACGGAATTTGCACTTATTTCACACTGCAAGAGCGACCATGGGTTAAAGGAGTTCTTT GTGCGTTATCGCTTTACTCCCGAAGGTGAGCGGAAAACCATGGAACTCAAATTGAAG ATGCGGGCATCACTTCGTCTGCGTTCGGATGACCATCTGGGACTTGGTACATCAAATGGACATGCAGGCCTTTTCCCAGTGGACAAG TATGAAGATCCAGACAGTTTCCCATCATCAGTCGATCCGTCTGGATCCTCATGTGACCATGCATCCGGAAGTGTACAGCCAAGCTCAGGATCATCGGGTAGTACCGGCGGAGTCGTACCCCCAGCCACTTCACCTTCTATTCCTGTAACTCCCACTTCTGTTGTTCCTCATATTCAACGCAATGTACTGAGCTCAGCACAGCACAGTCTGGGAAACTATGGAG GTTCTGCTGATTCAACCCCTCAACTGCACATCTCACATGGACACCATGGTTATGGAGGTGGATATCCTTCTGCCACTGGAACATCTTCAGCTCTGGAACTATCGCCAATGGACTTTGCTAGTGATGCGATGAGCTCAGGAATGGATTTTGCTGCTTTAATAGGAGAGGGTGAAGAACTCGTTAGGAAAGTCAGTTATGTT CCTAAGGACGCTGTAACTTGTCAGATATGCGGGTTGAAGGTGTCGAATCAAAGATCCAGCCTCGTTTACCATGCAAATACAAA ACACATCAAACTTAATCTTTATCAATGTGCCGTATGCCAAAAAACATGGCAGACAATTGCAAAATCGGATGTATTAAAACATGTCAAG GCAATTCACAATGGTGACGAGAGCATGATAATTGACAACCGAAAGCGTCTCGGATACCAACTGCGAATGTTTACTGCTCGATGTTTCCCACCAAAGCCGAGCAACAAGGCTAAGCCTCTTACAGCAG GGTGCTCTCCACCCCGTCACGGCGGTCCTTCTTCTGAACCTGATTATGGAAGCATTCATGCTGAGTCAGCGAGTCAAATTCTGCAGTCATTCATTGGAGCCGGTGGCAACAACCCAGTGAACATTCCGAAGGAGGAACCTGATATGGATCATGATGAG GGCGATCACGAAGAAGGCGGCGATGGTTTAGATGAAGTTGACAACGGATATGGCGAATCAAGTGTTATGCAAGCCGCTTTGGCTTGCATGGTTGctcagcaacaacaacaacaacaacagcatcaacaacaacaacaaatagttCACCCAGATCATCCCTGA
- a CDS encoding hypothetical protein (NECATOR_CHRV.G17352.T2), translated as MNHSHISPIPYTCIECGGDSLRFPTPEELEIHIASDHLNYCPYECERCRFAKFPTEFALISHCKSDHGLKEFFVRYRFTPEGERKTMELKLKMRASLRLRSDDHLGLGTSNGHAGLFPVDKYEDPDSFPSSVDPSGSSCDHASGSVQPSSGSSGSTGGVVPPATSPSIPVTPTSVVPHIQRNVLSSAQHSLGNYGGSADSTPQLHISHGHHGYGGGYPSATGTSSALELSPMDFASDAMSSGMDFAALIGEGEELVRKPKDAVTCQICGLKVSNQRSSLVYHANTKHIKLNLYQCAVCQKTWQTIAKSDVLKHVKAIHNGDESMIIDNRKRLGYQLRMFTARCFPPKPSNKAKPLTAGCSPPRHGGPSSEPDYGSIHAESASQILQSFIGAGGNNPVNIPKEEPDMDHDEGDHEEGGDGLDEVDNGYGESSVMQAALACMVAQQQQQQQQHQQQQQIVHPDHP; from the exons ATGAATCATAGCCACATATCACCGATACCATACACCTGCATAGAATGTGGTGGAGATTCATTACGGTTTCCTACTCCTGAAGAACTCGAGATACATATCGCCAGCGATCACCTCAATTACTGTCCATACGA GTGCGAACGTTGCCGATTTGCAAAGTTCCCAACGGAATTTGCACTTATTTCACACTGCAAGAGCGACCATGGGTTAAAGGAGTTCTTT GTGCGTTATCGCTTTACTCCCGAAGGTGAGCGGAAAACCATGGAACTCAAATTGAAG ATGCGGGCATCACTTCGTCTGCGTTCGGATGACCATCTGGGACTTGGTACATCAAATGGACATGCAGGCCTTTTCCCAGTGGACAAG TATGAAGATCCAGACAGTTTCCCATCATCAGTCGATCCGTCTGGATCCTCATGTGACCATGCATCCGGAAGTGTACAGCCAAGCTCAGGATCATCGGGTAGTACCGGCGGAGTCGTACCCCCAGCCACTTCACCTTCTATTCCTGTAACTCCCACTTCTGTTGTTCCTCATATTCAACGCAATGTACTGAGCTCAGCACAGCACAGTCTGGGAAACTATGGAG GTTCTGCTGATTCAACCCCTCAACTGCACATCTCACATGGACACCATGGTTATGGAGGTGGATATCCTTCTGCCACTGGAACATCTTCAGCTCTGGAACTATCGCCAATGGACTTTGCTAGTGATGCGATGAGCTCAGGAATGGATTTTGCTGCTTTAATAGGAGAGGGTGAAGAACTCGTTAGGAAA CCTAAGGACGCTGTAACTTGTCAGATATGCGGGTTGAAGGTGTCGAATCAAAGATCCAGCCTCGTTTACCATGCAAATACAAA ACACATCAAACTTAATCTTTATCAATGTGCCGTATGCCAAAAAACATGGCAGACAATTGCAAAATCGGATGTATTAAAACATGTCAAG GCAATTCACAATGGTGACGAGAGCATGATAATTGACAACCGAAAGCGTCTCGGATACCAACTGCGAATGTTTACTGCTCGATGTTTCCCACCAAAGCCGAGCAACAAGGCTAAGCCTCTTACAGCAG GGTGCTCTCCACCCCGTCACGGCGGTCCTTCTTCTGAACCTGATTATGGAAGCATTCATGCTGAGTCAGCGAGTCAAATTCTGCAGTCATTCATTGGAGCCGGTGGCAACAACCCAGTGAACATTCCGAAGGAGGAACCTGATATGGATCATGATGAG GGCGATCACGAAGAAGGCGGCGATGGTTTAGATGAAGTTGACAACGGATATGGCGAATCAAGTGTTATGCAAGCCGCTTTGGCTTGCATGGTTGctcagcaacaacaacaacaacaacagcatcaacaacaacaacaaatagttCACCCAGATCATCCCTGA
- a CDS encoding hypothetical protein (NECATOR_CHRV.G17353.T1), translating to MADDNVKMEVEEGETSAVSAKDKKRFEVKKWSAVALWAWDIQVDNCAICRNHIMDLCIECQANQGNQSTGQKEECTVAWGNCNHAFHFHCISRWLKTRQVCPLDNREWEFQKYGH from the exons ATGGCCGATGACAATGTGAAGATGGAGGTTGAGGAAGGTGAAACTAGTGCAGTGTCTGCCAAAGACAAGAAAAGATTCGAG GTGAAGAAGTGGAGCGCGGTTGCGCTTTGGGCGTGGGATATCCAGGTTGATAACTGCGCGATCTGTCGCAATCATATTATGGATTTGTGTATCGAATGCCAAGCTAATCAG GGAAACCAAAGTACGGGTCAGAAAGAGGAATGTACTGTTGCATGGGGAAACTGTAACCACGCATTCCATTTCCACTGCATTTCTCGTTGGCTGAAAACTCGACAG gtttgCCCTCTCGATAATAGAGAGTGGGAGTTCCAGAAGTACGGCCACTAA